From Virgibacillus natechei, the proteins below share one genomic window:
- a CDS encoding o-succinylbenzoate--CoA ligase, which translates to MSEIIPHWLTKQAFLAPKQIAIETKEGDKITFLELNEKSEQFAKKLASSGVTNGAHVGIFSTNNVSMVIAIHALSYLGAVSVMLNTKLTKEELHYQISDGKVRTVLACDSLGPSIRQMNFPVDVKTFTDIDKQQESEVTLLQEINLDDAFTIIYTSGTTGFPKGVVHTFGNHWWSATGSALNLGLRAEDKWLAALPIFHVSGLSIFIRSAIYGMPVYLLEKFDEKNVHEAIMYREVTIVSIVTVMLQRLINLLEEGGNRYPPSFRCMLLGGGPAPEPLLEKAKKRNIPVFQSYGMTETASQIVTLSPEDALNKIGSAGKPLFPAQLKINSQNNDQVGEILVKGPMVTKGYFNNSDATKKAVANGWLATGDLGYVDQSGFLYVVDRRKDLIISGGENIYPSEIESVLSGMDEVKEVGVVGKNDDTWGKVPVAFIVGNSTLTEEACIAYAANYLAKYKLPKQIYFIDKLPRNASNKLVRASLLELLS; encoded by the coding sequence ATGTCTGAAATCATACCACATTGGTTAACCAAGCAAGCATTCTTGGCACCGAAACAAATTGCAATTGAAACAAAAGAAGGCGATAAAATTACTTTTTTGGAACTAAACGAAAAAAGTGAGCAATTTGCTAAAAAGCTAGCCAGTAGTGGAGTAACGAATGGGGCGCATGTTGGTATTTTTTCAACGAATAATGTCTCCATGGTTATTGCTATCCATGCACTTAGTTATCTTGGCGCTGTATCTGTGATGTTAAATACAAAATTGACAAAAGAAGAATTGCATTATCAAATTAGTGATGGAAAGGTTAGGACTGTCTTAGCTTGTGACAGCCTTGGTCCGTCCATCAGGCAAATGAACTTCCCTGTCGATGTAAAGACTTTTACAGATATAGACAAGCAGCAGGAGAGCGAAGTGACGTTACTTCAAGAAATTAATTTGGATGATGCATTTACTATTATATACACTTCTGGGACAACTGGTTTTCCAAAAGGAGTTGTCCATACATTTGGAAATCATTGGTGGAGTGCCACTGGATCCGCATTAAATCTAGGGTTGCGTGCAGAGGACAAATGGTTGGCAGCTTTACCGATTTTCCATGTTAGTGGCTTGTCTATTTTTATTAGGAGTGCCATATATGGAATGCCTGTTTACTTACTTGAAAAATTCGATGAAAAGAATGTTCATGAGGCAATTATGTATCGTGAAGTAACCATCGTTTCGATTGTAACCGTCATGTTGCAAAGACTCATCAACCTGCTAGAGGAGGGTGGAAATAGGTATCCACCTTCCTTTCGCTGCATGCTGTTAGGTGGAGGCCCAGCACCAGAACCATTGCTGGAAAAAGCGAAAAAAAGAAACATACCTGTTTTTCAGTCTTACGGCATGACCGAAACGGCGTCACAAATTGTAACACTCAGTCCTGAGGATGCTTTAAATAAAATAGGTTCAGCTGGAAAACCTTTATTTCCTGCGCAATTAAAAATTAATAGCCAAAATAATGATCAGGTTGGAGAAATCTTAGTCAAAGGCCCAATGGTGACGAAAGGTTATTTTAATAATTCAGATGCCACTAAAAAAGCAGTTGCAAATGGCTGGCTGGCTACAGGCGACTTAGGCTATGTAGATCAATCTGGTTTCTTGTATGTCGTAGATCGCAGAAAAGACTTAATCATCTCTGGTGGAGAAAATATTTATCCGTCAGAAATCGAAAGTGTTCTTTCAGGGATGGATGAGGTTAAAGAAGTTGGGGTTGTTGGAAAAAACGATGATACATGGGGGAAGGTTCCGGTTGCATTTATCGTGGGGAACAGTACGTTAACAGAAGAAGCATGTATAGCATATGCAGCCAATTATTTGGCTAAGTATAAATTACCAAAGCAAATTTATTTTATTGATAAGTTACCTAGAAATGCTTCCAATAAATTAGTAAGAGCGAGTTTATTGGAATTACTGAGCTAA
- a CDS encoding hydrolase produces MEKKKYYVNVGTGEISQISYDDNDDFIIHATKDEVAQLRSKLNHLHDASFGTFIRAHIPIMPYHNDKSNDDYDRNITEAFQMLYDCGDEQTKSHIVEMGVLTDNHM; encoded by the coding sequence ATGGAAAAGAAAAAGTATTATGTAAATGTTGGGACTGGGGAAATTTCTCAGATCAGCTATGATGATAATGATGATTTTATTATTCATGCAACGAAAGACGAGGTGGCACAATTACGTTCAAAATTAAATCATTTGCACGATGCAAGCTTTGGAACGTTTATCCGTGCCCATATACCGATTATGCCATACCATAATGACAAATCTAATGACGATTATGATCGTAATATTACAGAAGCATTTCAAATGCTATACGACTGTGGCGATGAACAAACAAAATCTCATATTGTAGAGATGGGTGTTTTAACTGATAATCATATGTAA
- the menB gene encoding 1,4-dihydroxy-2-naphthoyl-CoA synthase has protein sequence MTVQWEQVRQYEEIIYEKYDGIAKVTINRPEKRNAFTPLTVNEMINAFTDARDDSSIGVIILAGAGDKAFCSGGDQSVRGHGGYVGGDEVPRLNVLDLQRLIRTIPKPVIAMVSGYAIGGGHVLHVVCDLTIAAENAVFGQTGPKVGSFDAGYGAGYLARMVGHKRAREIWYLCRQYSADEAYEMGLVNTVVPVDKLEEETVQWCEEILDKSPTALRFLKASFNADTDGLAGLQQMGGDATLLYYTTDEAKEGRDAFKEKRKPNFKQFPRFP, from the coding sequence ATGACTGTACAATGGGAGCAAGTAAGGCAATATGAAGAAATTATATACGAAAAATACGATGGTATTGCGAAGGTGACAATAAACAGACCTGAAAAACGCAATGCTTTTACACCGCTAACTGTAAACGAAATGATTAATGCATTCACAGATGCGCGAGATGATTCATCCATCGGTGTAATTATTTTAGCTGGTGCTGGTGATAAGGCATTTTGTTCTGGGGGTGACCAATCTGTTCGCGGTCATGGTGGTTACGTTGGAGGTGACGAGGTACCTCGTTTAAATGTTCTAGATTTACAGCGGTTAATTCGTACGATTCCAAAGCCAGTAATTGCAATGGTTTCAGGCTATGCAATAGGTGGAGGACATGTACTTCATGTTGTTTGTGATTTAACGATAGCAGCAGAGAATGCTGTATTTGGTCAAACCGGACCGAAAGTTGGAAGCTTTGATGCGGGGTATGGTGCTGGTTACTTAGCGCGTATGGTTGGTCATAAGCGTGCGCGTGAAATATGGTATCTATGTCGTCAGTATAGTGCCGATGAAGCGTATGAAATGGGACTGGTAAATACAGTTGTACCCGTAGATAAACTAGAAGAAGAAACCGTGCAATGGTGTGAAGAGATTCTTGATAAATCACCTACCGCTTTGCGATTCCTAAAAGCATCTTTTAATGCAGATACAGATGGTTTGGCAGGGTTGCAGCAAATGGGCGGCGATGCAACACTTCTTTATTATACAACGGATGAGGCGAAAGAAGGAAGAGACGCTTTCAAAGAAAAAAGAAAGCCTAATTTCAAACAGTTCCCACGCTTTCCGTGA